One segment of Paenibacillus rhizovicinus DNA contains the following:
- a CDS encoding lactonase family protein produces the protein MGQGLLYTGSYASREQEGVKAMRLQGHDGGLTERSGLAGIHHPSYLTVNAAGTRLYVVSETGAEPGSVLGYAIHPEDGALTLINEASTLGGSPCHVTMDATERLLIVTNYTGGTVSLYAIQEDGSLALADHKAHEGRGPRDDRQEAPHPHSSIIDAANRFALVADLGTDEMVHYRIDHEAQKLVRHHATKTAAGAGPRHMAFNSAGDRLYVVHELDCNVAVYSYDGETSEAALLQSVSTLPEGFAGENTCADIHVTKDGRYLYASNRGHDSIAVYRILQDGQLDRVEIVSSGGRTPRNFAISPDGQFLLAANQDSDTIIAFRIDAATGRLHATGESFETVKPVCIVFQ, from the coding sequence ATGGGACAGGGACTTTTGTATACGGGATCATATGCGTCGCGGGAGCAAGAAGGCGTTAAGGCGATGCGGCTGCAGGGACATGACGGGGGATTGACCGAGCGTTCAGGGCTGGCTGGCATTCATCATCCCTCTTATTTGACCGTTAATGCGGCAGGCACGCGGCTTTACGTTGTCAGCGAGACGGGAGCGGAGCCGGGCAGCGTGCTTGGCTATGCCATTCATCCCGAGGATGGCGCGCTGACGCTTATTAATGAAGCGTCGACATTGGGCGGATCGCCGTGTCACGTGACGATGGATGCGACGGAGCGGCTGCTGATCGTGACGAATTATACGGGCGGCACGGTCAGCCTGTATGCGATTCAGGAGGACGGTTCGCTTGCATTGGCGGACCATAAGGCCCACGAGGGACGCGGACCGCGTGACGACAGGCAGGAAGCGCCTCATCCGCATTCATCGATTATCGACGCGGCCAATCGATTCGCGCTGGTTGCCGATCTCGGGACCGATGAAATGGTCCATTACCGGATCGATCACGAGGCGCAGAAGCTTGTCCGCCACCATGCGACCAAGACGGCTGCCGGAGCGGGTCCGCGCCACATGGCCTTCAATTCTGCAGGAGACAGGCTGTATGTAGTGCACGAACTGGATTGTAACGTTGCCGTGTACAGCTATGATGGTGAGACATCCGAGGCGGCCTTGCTGCAGAGCGTCTCGACGCTGCCGGAGGGGTTCGCCGGGGAGAATACATGCGCGGATATTCATGTTACGAAGGACGGCCGGTACTTGTACGCCTCCAATCGGGGACATGACAGTATCGCCGTTTATCGCATCCTTCAGGACGGTCAGCTCGATCGGGTCGAAATCGTATCCAGCGGTGGCCGGACGCCGCGAAATTTCGCCATTTCTCCAGATGGGCAGTTCTTGCTCGCCGCCAATCAAGACAGCGACACGATCATTGCGTTCCGGATCGATGCTGCAACCGGACGTTTGCATGCGACCGGCGAGTCGTTCGAGACAGTGAAGCCGGTGTGCATTGTTTTTCAATAG
- a CDS encoding peptidylprolyl isomerase encodes MLRTKRARRTILLAIVAVLVVVLAAGCGSKKEEASSAAPGTAEGKTIATYKDGTVTDNEFKKYSTFFGIVQPQTEAYLSIPQLQEQFLREYIGYKILYKPLSDKKLSDEDQKAIDTFYSQVKQQFDADATIKKKADDAGLTEADIRYFYTMITSIMKDEESKVTDADVQKQYESTKDDYNIISVRHILISTVDPTTGAEKRTGEEALKIAKDVKAQLDAGGDWNVLAKKYSEDDGSKDKGGLYADQQAKGWVQEFKDAANKQEIGKVGDPVQSQFGYHVMKVEKRTPTAFDKLTAADKESLKQEASSAKLQAYMTDELPKLITKIDLPKAATTDGAGTGTNAGTTNTGKTNTGTNNADKKDDTATNDSKTESK; translated from the coding sequence ATGTTACGCACTAAACGGGCAAGAAGAACGATCCTGCTGGCGATTGTCGCCGTATTGGTCGTCGTGCTTGCGGCGGGCTGCGGTAGTAAGAAGGAGGAGGCATCCTCGGCAGCACCAGGCACGGCGGAAGGCAAAACCATTGCGACGTACAAGGACGGCACGGTAACAGACAACGAGTTCAAGAAGTATTCCACGTTCTTCGGCATCGTGCAGCCGCAAACAGAAGCTTACCTGAGCATTCCGCAGCTGCAAGAGCAGTTCCTGCGCGAATACATCGGGTATAAAATTTTGTACAAGCCCCTCTCGGACAAGAAGCTGAGCGATGAGGACCAGAAGGCTATCGATACGTTCTACTCGCAAGTGAAGCAGCAGTTCGATGCCGATGCAACGATCAAGAAGAAGGCGGACGATGCCGGCTTGACCGAAGCGGACATCCGTTATTTCTACACCATGATCACGAGCATCATGAAAGACGAAGAAAGCAAAGTGACCGATGCCGATGTTCAGAAACAATACGAGTCGACGAAAGACGACTACAATATAATCAGCGTTCGCCATATTCTGATCTCGACGGTAGATCCGACAACGGGCGCTGAGAAACGCACGGGCGAGGAAGCGCTCAAAATCGCCAAGGATGTCAAAGCCCAGCTGGATGCGGGCGGCGATTGGAATGTCCTGGCGAAGAAATACTCCGAAGATGACGGCTCCAAGGACAAAGGCGGTCTGTATGCGGACCAGCAGGCAAAAGGCTGGGTGCAGGAGTTCAAGGACGCGGCGAATAAACAAGAGATCGGCAAAGTCGGCGATCCCGTTCAATCGCAGTTTGGTTACCACGTCATGAAGGTCGAGAAACGCACGCCAACGGCGTTTGACAAACTTACTGCCGCGGACAAAGAGTCCCTTAAGCAGGAAGCGTCTTCGGCCAAGCTGCAGGCTTACATGACGGACGAGCTGCCGAAACTGATTACGAAGATCGATCTGCCGAAAGCGGCAACGACGGATGGTGCAGGCACGGGCACGAACGCAGGTACAACCAACACAGGCAAGACCAATACTGGCACGAACAATGCCGACAAGAAAGACGATACAGCCACGAACGATAGCAAAACCGAAAGCAAGTAA
- the mfd gene encoding transcription-repair coupling factor has product MKALLEAYAADTDFVSIVSGIKKGMREQLISGLAGSSRQVMIAALKQEFDRPILVVTHNMFAAQKIAEDLVECLSADEVLLFPANELVAAEAAISSPETLAQRMDVLIRLSQGFRGIVVVPFSGVRRFLPLNTVMANARISLKVGETLALEAFLRQMVELGYERVDKVEGKGEMSVRGGIVDFFPLTSPHPYRVEWFDDEIDSIRTFDSSDQRSIEKLNEYSVPPCQELTADKRRFQNAAQHASDLLEQQLLKMTDRTAKDRLRSEIGSEIEKLREHHYFPEIYKYISLLYPERQTLFDYVPSDTLLIYDEPTRLIETGRQLERDEAEWSTHLMTNGKALPALALARPSDDVLFHRPFPTLFLSLFLRQIPHTQPQNILNVVSRAMQNFHGQMNVLKAEMERWRKAGATVMMLAGSAERMDRMRRVLQDYGIEPPILIEGNLQSGFELPSVHLIVITEGEMFSQKQRKARRLDKKMDNAERIKSYTELKVGDYVVHQNHGIGKYMGIGTLEIAGIHKDYMHIMYAGGDKLSVPIEQIDLIQKYVGNEEKEPKVYKLGGSEWTRVKSKAQSSVKDIADELIKLYAERQATTGFGFGPDTSYQQEFEAMFPYDETVDQLRAISEIKKDMQTPRPMDRLLCGDVGYGKTEVAVRAAFKSAIEGKQVAILVPTTILAQQHYETFRERFSGFPFNVQVLSRFRSKKEQSATMKGLKAGTVDVVIGTHRLLSQDVIFKDLGLLIVDEEQRFGVSHKEKLKRLKTNVDVLTLTATPIPRTLHMSMLGVRDLSVIETPPENRFPVQTYVVEYSPSLVRESIERELARGGQVYYLYNRVQGIYQMAEQINALVPDAKVAVGHGQMSEQELEKTILDFLDGESDVLVSTSIIETGVDIPNVNTLIVHDADKMGLSQLYQLRGRVGRSNRIAYAYFTYQRDKVLTEVAEKRLQSIKEFTELGSGFKIAMRDLSIRGAGNLLGAEQHGFIASVGFDLYSQMLADEIAKRKAEMGGEVEEQVKEVSTVIDMSIDAYLPSSYIYDSIQKIEIYKKVAAVRTFEEGDDLRDELVDRFGDLPQSVDNLLSVARLKVFGAICGIEQIGGKGEDFTLKFAEREKKRFDAKKVDRICLQLENRFARPSGQEPYPVVQLRGKGLAVEQKLELLERFLTQYKDTIQSKGELQDVTH; this is encoded by the coding sequence TTGAAAGCATTATTGGAAGCTTATGCCGCGGATACGGATTTTGTCTCCATCGTATCCGGAATCAAGAAAGGGATGCGCGAGCAGCTCATATCGGGGCTGGCCGGCTCATCGCGGCAGGTTATGATCGCTGCGCTGAAGCAGGAATTCGATCGCCCGATACTCGTCGTTACCCACAACATGTTTGCGGCGCAGAAGATTGCCGAGGATCTCGTGGAGTGCTTGTCCGCCGACGAGGTGCTGCTCTTCCCCGCCAACGAGCTTGTCGCCGCCGAAGCGGCGATATCGAGCCCGGAAACGCTAGCCCAGCGGATGGATGTGCTTATCCGGCTGTCGCAAGGGTTTCGCGGGATTGTTGTCGTGCCGTTCTCCGGCGTTCGCCGCTTTCTGCCGCTGAACACCGTGATGGCGAACGCGCGCATCTCGCTCAAGGTGGGCGAAACGCTCGCGTTGGAAGCGTTTTTACGCCAAATGGTAGAGCTTGGCTACGAGCGCGTGGATAAGGTAGAAGGCAAAGGCGAGATGAGCGTACGTGGCGGAATCGTCGACTTCTTCCCGCTCACGTCCCCGCATCCGTACCGCGTGGAATGGTTCGATGACGAAATCGACTCGATCCGGACGTTCGATTCCTCCGACCAGCGCTCCATCGAGAAGCTGAACGAGTACAGCGTGCCGCCTTGCCAGGAGCTGACGGCGGATAAACGCCGGTTCCAGAACGCGGCGCAGCATGCATCGGATCTGCTGGAGCAGCAGCTGCTGAAGATGACCGACCGCACGGCCAAGGATCGGTTGCGTTCGGAGATCGGCTCCGAGATCGAGAAGCTGCGGGAGCATCATTATTTTCCGGAAATCTATAAATATATTTCACTGCTCTACCCTGAGCGGCAGACCTTATTCGATTATGTACCGAGCGATACGCTGTTGATCTACGACGAGCCGACGCGTCTGATCGAGACCGGGCGCCAGCTGGAGCGGGATGAAGCGGAATGGTCGACGCATCTGATGACGAACGGCAAAGCGCTGCCGGCGCTTGCTTTGGCGCGCCCATCGGACGACGTTCTATTCCACCGTCCCTTCCCGACGCTGTTCTTGTCCCTGTTCCTCCGTCAGATTCCGCATACGCAGCCGCAAAACATCCTCAATGTCGTGAGCCGCGCGATGCAAAATTTCCACGGTCAAATGAACGTGCTCAAAGCCGAGATGGAGCGCTGGCGCAAAGCAGGCGCTACCGTCATGATGCTTGCCGGCAGTGCGGAGCGGATGGACCGCATGCGGCGGGTGCTGCAGGATTACGGCATCGAGCCGCCGATTCTGATCGAGGGCAACCTGCAAAGCGGGTTTGAGCTGCCGTCCGTGCATCTCATCGTCATTACCGAGGGCGAGATGTTCTCGCAGAAACAGCGCAAGGCGCGCCGTCTCGACAAGAAGATGGACAATGCAGAGCGAATCAAGAGCTATACGGAACTTAAGGTCGGCGACTATGTCGTGCATCAGAACCACGGCATCGGCAAGTACATGGGCATCGGCACGCTGGAGATTGCCGGTATCCATAAGGACTACATGCATATTATGTACGCGGGCGGCGACAAGCTGTCCGTGCCGATCGAGCAGATCGACCTCATTCAGAAATATGTGGGCAACGAAGAGAAAGAGCCTAAGGTATACAAGCTTGGCGGCAGCGAATGGACGCGCGTCAAGAGTAAGGCGCAATCGTCCGTCAAGGATATCGCCGACGAATTGATCAAGCTGTACGCCGAGCGGCAGGCGACGACCGGGTTCGGATTCGGTCCGGATACGTCGTATCAGCAGGAATTCGAAGCGATGTTCCCTTACGACGAAACGGTCGATCAGCTGCGCGCGATATCGGAGATCAAAAAAGATATGCAGACGCCTCGTCCGATGGACCGCCTGCTGTGCGGCGACGTCGGTTACGGCAAGACGGAAGTCGCGGTGCGCGCCGCGTTCAAATCGGCGATCGAAGGCAAGCAGGTCGCGATTCTGGTGCCGACGACGATTCTGGCCCAGCAGCATTACGAGACGTTCCGCGAACGGTTCTCGGGCTTCCCGTTCAACGTTCAGGTGCTGAGCCGGTTCCGCTCCAAGAAGGAGCAGTCGGCAACGATGAAAGGGCTGAAGGCCGGGACGGTGGACGTCGTGATCGGGACGCACCGCCTGCTGTCGCAGGACGTGATATTCAAGGACTTGGGACTGCTTATCGTCGATGAGGAGCAGCGTTTCGGCGTGTCGCATAAGGAGAAGCTGAAGCGGTTGAAAACCAACGTTGACGTTTTGACGCTGACGGCAACGCCGATTCCGCGGACGCTCCACATGTCCATGCTCGGCGTACGCGACTTGTCCGTCATCGAGACGCCGCCGGAGAACCGGTTCCCGGTTCAAACCTACGTGGTGGAGTACAGCCCGTCGCTTGTCCGCGAATCGATCGAGCGCGAGCTGGCGCGCGGCGGACAGGTGTATTACTTATACAACCGGGTGCAAGGCATCTATCAAATGGCCGAGCAGATCAACGCCTTGGTGCCGGATGCGAAGGTGGCGGTCGGTCACGGGCAAATGTCCGAGCAGGAGCTGGAGAAGACGATCCTCGACTTCCTCGACGGGGAGTCCGACGTGCTCGTCAGCACCAGCATCATCGAGACGGGCGTCGATATTCCGAACGTTAACACGCTGATCGTGCACGATGCGGATAAAATGGGCTTGTCGCAGTTGTATCAGCTGCGGGGCCGCGTCGGACGGTCCAATCGGATCGCATATGCGTATTTCACGTATCAGCGGGATAAAGTGCTGACGGAAGTCGCCGAGAAGCGGCTGCAGTCGATTAAGGAATTTACGGAGCTCGGCTCGGGGTTCAAGATCGCGATGCGCGACTTGTCCATTCGGGGCGCGGGCAACCTGCTCGGGGCGGAACAGCACGGCTTCATCGCGTCCGTCGGCTTTGACTTGTATTCGCAAATGCTGGCCGACGAAATCGCCAAGCGGAAAGCGGAAATGGGCGGCGAAGTCGAAGAGCAGGTGAAGGAAGTGAGCACGGTTATCGACATGAGCATCGATGCCTACTTGCCCTCTTCCTATATTTACGATAGCATACAGAAGATAGAGATTTATAAGAAAGTCGCCGCGGTCCGTACCTTCGAAGAAGGGGATGACCTGCGCGACGAGCTTGTCGACCGGTTCGGCGATTTGCCGCAGTCGGTAGATAATCTGCTTTCCGTAGCCCGGCTTAAAGTATTCGGCGCCATTTGCGGAATCGAACAAATCGGCGGCAAAGGCGAGGATTTTACGCTCAAGTTCGCGGAGCGCGAGAAGAAGCGGTTTGACGCGAAGAAGGTGGACCGTATCTGCCTCCAGCTGGAGAACCGGTTCGCGCGTCCTTCAGGACAAGAGCCTTATCCGGTCGTGCAGCTGCGCGGCAAAGGGTTGGCCGTGGAGCAGAAGCTTGAACTGTTGGAGCGGTTTTTGACGCAGTACAAGGATACCATTCAATCGAAAGGGGAACTACAGGATGTTACGCACTAA
- a CDS encoding anti-sigma-F factor Fin family protein, translating into MAVNYVCRHCKTSMGSIDNTQISEAQLGFHFLTPEERSDIIAYNSNGDVTVNVVCDYCREAIESNPELLLVVNPLQ; encoded by the coding sequence ATGGCTGTGAATTATGTTTGCCGGCATTGTAAAACGTCCATGGGCTCTATCGACAACACGCAGATTTCGGAGGCGCAGCTCGGTTTCCATTTCTTGACCCCCGAAGAACGCAGCGATATAATAGCGTATAACTCGAACGGAGACGTTACGGTCAACGTGGTTTGCGATTATTGTCGCGAAGCGATAGAGAGCAATCCCGAGCTGCTGCTTGTGGTGAACCCGCTGCAGTAG
- the pth gene encoding aminoacyl-tRNA hydrolase, translating into MKWIVGLGNPGTAYQGTRHNVGFMVVDVLAKRWGISVTQSKCKALIGEGNVAGTKVALIKPMTYMNLSGETVRGFMDYFKADLEDAIVVYDDLDTETGRIRLRYQGSAGGHNGIKSIIQHTGTQTFNRIRLGISRPQNGMIISDYVLSNFPKSEGELLKLMVEESCDAIEFALTNPFERTMAKYNR; encoded by the coding sequence ATGAAATGGATCGTAGGTCTCGGCAACCCCGGTACCGCTTATCAAGGGACAAGGCATAATGTCGGGTTCATGGTCGTGGACGTCCTCGCCAAACGGTGGGGCATCTCGGTTACGCAAAGCAAATGCAAGGCGCTGATTGGCGAAGGAAACGTTGCAGGAACGAAGGTAGCGCTAATCAAGCCGATGACGTATATGAACTTGTCGGGCGAGACGGTACGCGGGTTTATGGATTATTTCAAAGCCGATCTGGAGGATGCCATCGTCGTCTATGACGATCTCGATACGGAAACCGGCCGCATTCGGCTCCGCTATCAAGGCAGCGCAGGAGGGCACAACGGGATTAAGTCCATTATTCAACATACCGGCACGCAGACTTTTAACCGGATTCGGCTGGGCATTTCGCGGCCGCAGAACGGAATGATCATCTCGGACTACGTACTTTCTAATTTTCCCAAGAGCGAGGGCGAGCTATTGAAGCTGATGGTGGAAGAGAGCTGCGACGCGATAGAGTTTGCGCTCACCAATCCGTTCGAGCGTACCATGGCCAAATATAACCGTTAA
- a CDS encoding 50S ribosomal protein L25, with protein MAIPFQAEERKTGTQGELRNMRMKGRVPGVVYGTQLSKPLNVAVNEKELSSLLRSHPHALLELDIPGAGKQPVMLTEVQREPLSRTVLHVDFHQVNMNQEVKTMVRLDMVGDSTGVREGGILQAMLHELEIHCLPGGIPESIEVDVSSLGIGENLLVGDLKLPSGVTTRLDADQVIVTILMPQKDLTAEEAAEADGEAEAAAERSHEAKMEVHTST; from the coding sequence ATGGCAATCCCGTTTCAAGCTGAAGAACGGAAGACTGGCACACAGGGCGAATTGCGGAACATGAGGATGAAGGGCAGAGTGCCCGGCGTTGTATATGGAACACAGCTTAGCAAGCCGCTGAATGTGGCGGTGAACGAGAAGGAGCTGTCCTCGCTGCTTCGCTCCCATCCGCATGCCTTGCTGGAGCTCGATATCCCCGGCGCGGGCAAACAGCCCGTCATGCTGACGGAGGTACAACGCGAGCCGCTGTCACGAACCGTGCTCCATGTCGATTTCCATCAAGTGAATATGAATCAAGAAGTTAAAACGATGGTCCGTTTGGATATGGTTGGCGACTCTACGGGCGTACGCGAGGGCGGTATCCTGCAAGCGATGCTGCATGAGCTGGAAATTCATTGCTTGCCGGGCGGAATTCCGGAGTCGATCGAAGTCGATGTCTCGAGCTTGGGCATCGGGGAGAACTTGCTGGTCGGGGATTTGAAGCTGCCTTCGGGCGTGACGACCCGGCTGGATGCCGATCAGGTCATCGTGACGATCCTCATGCCGCAGAAAGACCTGACCGCCGAAGAAGCGGCAGAGGCAGACGGAGAGGCCGAAGCAGCCGCAGAGCGGTCGCATGAAGCGAAGATGGAAGTCCATACATCGACGTAA
- the glmU gene encoding bifunctional UDP-N-acetylglucosamine diphosphorylase/glucosamine-1-phosphate N-acetyltransferase GlmU yields MKVMAIVLAAGQGKRMKSKLYKVLHPVCGKPMVAHVLQTVKDAACERTVVVVGHGAETVRSYLGAGVEIVLQEQQLGTGHAVQQAEPLLGEEEGTTVILYGDTPLVTSETIQSLLSIHTGTRSAATVLTAVVPNPQGLGRIIRDDAGNVLRIVEQKDCTPEQAEITEINTGMYCFDNKKLFQALAKVTNHNAQGEFYLTDVMEILKNAGETVGAYCTPDFAEGIGVNDRVGLGEAEALMRARIVRKHQIGGVTIIDPAATYIEADVVIGSDTVIYPGTVLRGATVIGEDCVIGPNADIADTTIGNGVTVKHAVSAEAEIGDECSVGPYAYLRPGSKLGIGVKIGDFVEIKNAELGNGTKVSHLSYVGDAKVGKDVNIGCGAITVNYDGYNKSLTEIGDNAFVGSNVNLIAPVKIGDGAYVVAGSTITHDVPENDVAIARERQVNKPGYAEKLRGRAKVKKDAKSQN; encoded by the coding sequence GTGAAAGTAATGGCTATCGTCCTTGCGGCAGGTCAAGGAAAACGCATGAAATCCAAACTATATAAAGTATTGCATCCCGTGTGCGGTAAACCGATGGTGGCGCATGTGCTTCAAACGGTGAAGGATGCCGCTTGCGAGCGCACGGTCGTCGTTGTCGGGCATGGCGCAGAGACGGTTCGTTCCTATCTTGGAGCCGGCGTAGAGATCGTACTCCAGGAACAACAGCTGGGCACCGGGCATGCGGTTCAGCAAGCGGAGCCGCTGCTAGGCGAAGAAGAAGGCACGACGGTCATCCTGTACGGCGATACGCCGCTTGTGACTTCGGAGACGATTCAGTCACTGCTGAGCATTCATACGGGAACGCGTTCGGCAGCAACCGTACTGACGGCAGTCGTGCCGAATCCGCAGGGCCTTGGCCGCATCATTCGCGATGATGCCGGCAACGTGCTGCGCATCGTCGAGCAGAAGGATTGCACGCCGGAGCAGGCGGAGATTACGGAAATCAATACGGGCATGTACTGTTTCGATAATAAGAAGCTGTTCCAGGCGCTCGCTAAAGTAACGAACCATAACGCGCAGGGCGAATTCTATTTGACGGACGTCATGGAAATCCTGAAGAACGCCGGAGAAACCGTAGGCGCCTATTGCACGCCTGACTTTGCCGAAGGCATTGGCGTCAACGACCGCGTCGGTCTTGGCGAAGCAGAAGCGCTGATGCGCGCACGCATCGTGCGCAAGCATCAAATCGGCGGCGTTACGATTATCGATCCGGCAGCGACATATATTGAAGCGGACGTTGTGATCGGGTCGGATACCGTTATCTATCCGGGTACGGTGCTGCGGGGCGCGACGGTGATCGGGGAAGATTGCGTTATCGGCCCGAATGCGGATATTGCCGATACGACAATCGGCAACGGCGTCACAGTGAAGCATGCCGTTTCTGCGGAAGCCGAGATTGGCGACGAGTGTTCCGTCGGACCGTACGCGTATCTCCGTCCAGGCTCTAAGCTCGGCATCGGCGTTAAGATCGGCGATTTCGTCGAGATCAAAAACGCGGAGCTGGGCAACGGGACGAAAGTATCGCATTTGAGCTATGTCGGCGACGCGAAGGTCGGCAAAGACGTCAACATCGGTTGTGGCGCTATTACGGTCAATTACGACGGCTATAACAAGTCGCTCACGGAAATCGGCGACAACGCGTTTGTCGGCAGCAACGTAAACCTGATCGCACCGGTCAAGATCGGCGACGGCGCTTATGTCGTGGCGGGCTCCACGATTACGCATGACGTGCCGGAGAACGATGTGGCCATTGCGCGCGAGCGCCAGGTCAATAAGCCGGGGTATGCCGAGAAGCTGCGCGGACGGGCTAAAGTGAAGAAAGATGCGAAATCCCAAAACTAA
- the spoVG gene encoding septation regulator SpoVG has protein sequence MQITDVRLRRVNSEGRMKAIASITIDNEFVVHDIRVIDGNNGMFVAMPSKRTPDGEFRDIAHPISSTTREKIQAAVLAEYERAATEEEVIEEGA, from the coding sequence ATGCAAATTACCGATGTTAGACTCCGCCGAGTAAATTCCGAAGGTCGCATGAAGGCCATCGCCTCCATTACCATTGACAATGAGTTTGTCGTTCACGATATTCGTGTGATAGACGGAAACAATGGTATGTTCGTGGCAATGCCAAGCAAGCGTACGCCGGATGGAGAGTTCCGGGATATCGCACATCCGATCTCTTCGACGACACGGGAGAAGATTCAAGCTGCCGTACTCGCTGAGTACGAGCGTGCGGCCACGGAAGAAGAAGTTATTGAAGAAGGCGCTTAA
- a CDS encoding RidA family protein codes for MTKQQPQMISTTNAPAAIGPYSQAIKLGNLLFTSGQIPLNADGTLIEGGIEEQTHQVFRNLEAVLAEAGATLSDTVKATVFIKDMNQFAALNAIYASYFGDHKPARSTVEVARLPKDVLVEIELIVSI; via the coding sequence ATGACGAAACAACAACCGCAAATGATCTCGACAACGAACGCGCCTGCGGCGATCGGGCCCTATTCGCAAGCGATTAAGCTGGGCAACCTGCTCTTTACGTCCGGTCAAATTCCATTGAATGCCGACGGCACGCTGATTGAGGGCGGCATCGAGGAACAAACGCATCAAGTGTTCCGTAATCTTGAGGCAGTTCTGGCAGAAGCGGGAGCAACGCTCTCCGATACGGTCAAAGCGACCGTTTTCATTAAAGACATGAACCAGTTCGCAGCATTGAATGCCATTTACGCTTCTTATTTCGGCGACCATAAGCCTGCACGCTCAACCGTAGAAGTGGCGCGGCTTCCGAAGGACGTGCTTGTCGAAATTGAGCTTATCGTATCGATATAA
- the purR gene encoding pur operon repressor encodes MKKLKRSARLVEMTQYLLTRPHTLISLTAFADRYQSAKSSISEDLAIIKEVFEEEGLGELHTLAGAAGGVKYTPKMADAEALTIMNGICRQLEQPERVLAGGYLYMTDMLGQPGLLADVGRMFATAFAHAEIDVIMTVETKGIPLAYATAACMNLPVVIVRRDNKVTEGSAVSINYVSGSNKRIQTMSLARRALKEGARVLIVDDFMKAGGTIQGMMDLLYEFNAKVAGVGVFVESGELDTEERLLEDYVSLASLTAVDLKTKQTTVIPGNYFNRLEK; translated from the coding sequence TTGAAGAAATTAAAACGCAGTGCAAGGTTAGTTGAGATGACGCAGTACTTACTTACGCGCCCCCATACGTTAATTTCTCTAACAGCATTTGCAGATCGCTATCAATCTGCCAAGTCGTCCATCAGTGAAGATTTGGCGATTATTAAAGAAGTGTTCGAAGAGGAAGGGCTTGGCGAGCTTCATACGCTTGCAGGCGCGGCCGGCGGCGTGAAATATACGCCGAAGATGGCTGACGCAGAGGCGCTCACAATAATGAACGGCATTTGCCGCCAGCTGGAGCAGCCAGAGCGCGTGCTTGCCGGCGGTTATTTATATATGACGGATATGCTGGGGCAGCCGGGACTGCTCGCGGACGTTGGCCGCATGTTCGCGACGGCTTTCGCGCACGCGGAGATCGATGTAATCATGACCGTGGAGACCAAAGGCATTCCGCTGGCCTATGCAACGGCTGCGTGCATGAATTTGCCGGTCGTCATCGTTCGCAGGGATAATAAGGTAACGGAAGGCTCCGCCGTCAGCATCAACTACGTCTCGGGCTCCAATAAGCGCATCCAAACGATGTCGCTGGCCCGCCGCGCGCTCAAAGAAGGAGCGCGCGTGCTGATCGTGGATGATTTCATGAAAGCGGGCGGTACGATTCAGGGCATGATGGATTTGCTCTATGAATTCAATGCGAAGGTCGCCGGCGTTGGCGTATTCGTGGAATCCGGCGAGCTCGATACCGAGGAGCGGCTGCTAGAGGACTACGTCTCACTTGCTAGTCTGACGGCCGTGGATTTGAAGACGAAGCAGACTACGGTCATTCCAGGCAACTATTTCAATCGACTAGAGAAATAA